In Vitis vinifera cultivar Pinot Noir 40024 chromosome 11, ASM3070453v1, a genomic segment contains:
- the LOC100254275 gene encoding ribulose bisphosphate carboxylase/oxygenase activase, chloroplastic, whose protein sequence is MQRPLDQRSRSSKPTTIHGCAQSGDLLALQKLLRGNPSLLNDRNPVMAQTPLHVSSGYNNVEIVKFLLNWQGPEKVELEAKNMYGETPLHMAAKNGCNAAAQLLLAHGAIVEAKANNGMTPLHLAVWYSLRAEDCSTVKTLLDYNADCSSKDNEGMTPLNHLSQGPGSEKLRELLHRYLDEQIKRRALEACSETKAKMDELEDALSNIVGLNDLKSQLRRWAKGMLLDERRKALGLKVGSRKPPHMAFLGNPGTGKTMVARVLGRLLHMVGVLPTDKVTEVQRTDLVGEFVGHTGPKTRRKIKEAEGGILFVDEAYRLIPMQKSDDKDYGLEALEEIMSVMDSGKVVVIFAGYSEPMKRVISSNEGFCRRVTKFFHFGDFNSQELAKILNLKMNNQTEDSLLYGFRLHPSCSVDSVAALIERETTEKQRKEMNGGLVDPMLVNARENLDLRLSFECIDTDELLTITIEDLEAGLSLLSQQVQHD, encoded by the exons ATGCAGAGGCCTCTGGATCAACGCTCCAGATCTTCCAAGCCCACCACCATCCATGGCTGTGCTCAGTCCGGTGATCTTCTCGCCCTTCAGAAGCTACTTCGGGGCAACCCTTCTCTCCTCAACGACCGAAACCCTGTT ATGGCACAGACACCACTTCATGTTTCTTCTGGTTACAACAATGTTGAGATAGTTAAGTTTCTGCTCAATTGGCAAGGACCTGAAAAGGTGGAGTTGGAAGCAAAGAACATG TACGGAGAAACTCCATTGCATATGGCAGCAAAGAATGGTTGCAATGCAGCTGCACAGTTGCTTCTTGCTCATGGTGCTATTGTTGAAGCCAAAGCAAAT AATGGAATGACACCATTACACCTTGCTGTTTGGTACTCGCTCCGGGCTGAAGACTGCTCAACTGTCAAGACTTTGCTCGACTACAATGCTGATTGCAGTTCTAAAGACAAT GAGGGTATGACTCCCCTTAATCATCTCTCACAAGGCCCAGGAAGTGAGAAGTTGCGGGAACTTCTGCATCGGTATTTGGATGAGCAGATAAAACGAAGAGCCCTTGAAGCATGCAGTGAGACAAAAGCTAAGATGGATGAACTTGAAGATGCATTATCAAATATTGTGGGTTTGAATGACCTAAAGTCACAGCTTCGGAGATGGGCAAAGGGCATGCTTTTGGACGAAAGGCGCAAGGCCCTTGGGCTAAAAGTTGGCAGCCGAAAACCACCTCATATGGCTTTCCTTGGCAATCCTGGAACTG GTAAAACTATGGTTGCGAGAGTCCTTGGAAGGTTACTACACATGGTGGGAGTTTTACCTACTGACAAAGTAACTGAAGTCCAGCGGACTGATTTGGTTGGGGAATTTGTTGGTCATACAGGACCAAAGACAAGAAGAAAA ATCAAAGAAGCAGAGGGAGGAATTCTCTTTGTAGACGAAGCCTACAGACTTATACCTATGCAGAAGTCGGATGATAAAGACTATGGGTTGGAAGCCTTAGAGGAGATAATGTCTGTCATGGACAGTGGGAAAGTAGTAGTCATCTTTGCTGGCTACAGTGAACCAATGAAGCGGGTGATCTCGTCAAATGAAGGCTTTTGCAGAAGGGTGACAAAGTTTTTCCATTTTGGTGACTTCAATTCACAAGAATTGGCCAAGATTCTGAATCTGAAAATGAACAATCAGACAGAAGACAGCTTGTTGTATGGATTCAGATTACATCCTTCATGCAGTGTGGACTCCGTTGCAGCACTGATAGAGAGAGAAACAACAGAAAAGCAGAGGAAGGAGATGAATGGAGGGTTGGTTGATCCAATGCTGGTGAATGCTAGAGAGAATTTGGACCTCAGGCTGAGTTTTGAGTGTATAGATACAGATGAACTACTTACCATCACCATAGAGGATTTAGAAGCTGGCCTTAGCCTATTATCACAGCAAGTCCAGCATGactaa